The following proteins are encoded in a genomic region of Nicotiana sylvestris chromosome 4, ASM39365v2, whole genome shotgun sequence:
- the LOC138889239 gene encoding uncharacterized protein gives MPEPVVPRAKAPLPRPPPLYPQRLAKQKNDNQFKKFINMMKSLSINVPLVEALEQMPDYAKFMKDLVTKKRSMDYCEVDFEVPIILGRPFLATRKALVDVEEGELTFQVGDENVVFHVCKSMRQPNSTKVDATLAVLQKRKKAIGWKLADIQDAGDVVKRYDECQSAGGISKRDEMPLNTILEVDIFDVWGIDFMGPFVSSCGNTYILVAVDYVSKWFEAVALPNNEARSVVAFLKKNIFTWFRTPRAIISDGGLTFATRLLTCCFLSTVSIIWIDWSKKLDDTLWAYQTAYKTLIGMSLYRQWLNKEAKARNNLAEVIPLWDGSKGW, from the exons atgcccgagccggttgtgccaagagccaaggctcctttgccaaggccacctccactttATCCTCagaggctcgcgaagcagaagaatgataatcagtttaaaaagttcattaatatgatgaagagcttatctattaatgttcCATTGGtagaggcacttgaacaaatgccggactatgcaaaattcatgaaagacttggtcacaaagaaacgttctatggatt attgtgaggtggactttgaagtgccaattattcttggtagacctttcctagctacgaggaaggcattggttgatgttgaagagGGTGAGTTGACTTTTCAAGTGGGGGATGAGAatgtggtattccatgtttgcaaatcaatgagacaacccaatagcacgaag gttgacgccactttggcggtacttcaaaagcggaaaaaggcgaTTGGATGGAAATTAGCTGACATTCAGG atgcggGTGATGTGGTCAAGAGATATGATGAATGCCAAAGTGCCGGtggaatttctaaaagggatgagatgcccctcaatacaattctcgaagtggatatttttgatgtttggggcatcgattttatgggtccttttgtgagctcgTGTGGtaacacttacattctcgtggcggtggactatgtctcaaagtggtttgaagctgtggctttgcccaacaatgaagcccggagtgttgtggcatttttgaaaaagaatatCTTCACATGGTTTcgcactcctcgtgctatcattagtgatgggggtctcacttttgcaacaaggcttttgacatgttgctttctaagtacggtgtcaataaTATG gatcgattggtcgaaaaagttggatgacactCTTTGGGCATAtcagacggcttacaaaactctgattggtatgtctctgtatcg GCAATGGTTAAACAAAGAGGCAAAGGCTCGAAATAACCTGGCCGAGGTAATTCCTCTCTGGGATggaagcaaaggatggtaa